The following is a genomic window from Alkaliphilus sp. B6464.
ACATTTCACAAGTAGTGTAGCTGTATTTAAATTCATAAGCTAAATGAGCTGGCTTGATAGTTTCTAACATATCTATGAAACCTTGCATATTCTTTGGTATCCCTTTAACACCTATAAATTTTACAATAAAGTAATCTTCTTCTAAATATTCTATTACATCAACTTCTCCACCACTGAAAGCCTCAGCAGTATTCTTAATCATTTGTTTGGTAGTTGTCCCTCTACCTCTCCACTTAGCCTTTATAATTTCTCTTCTTTCTTCATAGGATAAACTCATGTTAGTTTTTAAGTCTAGTTCACTTTCATAAATGCTTAATCCCCAAGTAGCTGTATCAATAAAAAATTGCCTATATACATCTTCTGTATAATAAGCAATTAATCCAAATTCTTTAGATATGCTTTCTTGAATTTCTTTCATTGTCTTAGATTCGTGATAGTACCAAGGCAAATATTTCATTAAATTAGGGGTTAGTAAGTCTATCTCGTCTATTGAAGTACCTTCTTCTCCATACCTGTGCTCACCGTATTTATACTGTCCATACATAACCTACACCCCCTTGAGATCATTGCAGGTTAGACCACCAGTGAAAGTTCTATACTCTGTCCAAGGTCCCCAATCAGTATCACTCATTCCTAATCTAATTGCTATAGATGACTTCCCGAAAGTTACTTGTACTGGATATCCTCCTGAAGAATTACCCCATCCTACTATTGTTAATATGTGAGCATATGTACTATTGGCACATGCGTTGACTGGAGGATTTCCAGCTGAAGTCCTATATTTAAAATCTGCCTTAATGCATCTCCCACCCGCCATTAAGTTCTTAGGAGTATCTATAGTGTTTCTAGTATCTAGTATATCAATATAATTATGAGAATGGGTACTAGGTGTAAATGTACTTGGTTTCCCTGTTATCCCACCCCATGGTACCTTATCAGCCACCTCTGCCATATCTACCTTTCCATCATTGTTAGTATCATAGATGGATTTAAGCATATCACCAACAGTTTGAGCTGCTACTAACAATACATTTCCTTTTGCAGTACCTATATATAGCTTTTCTGTATCCTCACAATACCCTAACTCTCCAACTGCAAGAGTACCAATATCTTTTTCTAATCCTCGCCTTATTTGAATCAATACTTTTCTTGCCACATTATCACCACCTAAAAGGTTCCTCCATCTATTAATGCAACTGTAAGCTTATTCCCATCATATACAATACTCGAGCCATCAATACTAGCATTTACTCCAGTACTATCTACTGTGATTCCTTTACCAGCTTTCACACTTATAGATGTAGTTCCAACTGTTATTCCATTACCTTGTCCTATGCTTAATGTAACTTCATCTGCTTGACCTCCGCCTTGAAGTCCATTTCCGGCCTTTATGTTCTGGTTAGCTTCACCACTTCTAACCCAAGTAGTACTGTTAAACACATAGTTTTTATTTTCATCATGAACATATACGCTCCAACCAATAGAAGGTGTATAATACATCCATTTCGCTCCATCCCAATGTGCTATTTGATTTGTTTTTCCTGCCCATGCTCCTGTTGCTCCTGTAGGTATTATCCATCTAAAGTTTTTCTGTGGAGTTACTGGAGGAGTTGTCAATGCTTTAGATCCTACACTATCTTGCCAATCTAATCCTCTTACAGCATTAGATATTTCTGTATTAATTTTCTGTGCTGACCATAAATCAGTAGCTCCTATGGAAGTGTCGTTTATTTTCCTATGTCGTGTTATATCGTCTATATGATCTCTAATTTCAGCAGCAGTAGCACTTTTGGATCCATCAGAAACTTTGTTTACCTGTCCATTAGTAATATCTGCTTTCTTTACCTTTGCATAAGTAGCTCCATCTTTTATATTATCAATATTACCTGTTAAATCTGTAAGAGCTAAAGAATTGATTCTGTTCCATGTTGAACCATTATCTATATAGATGTACCCTAAGTTAGCCCCTTCTGTTACATAAAAAAACCGACCTTCTACTCCTGCATTCGGTCGACTTGCATATGGTCCTGATAAAACTTTACCTACAAATATATTTTTAGAACCATCCCCTATATACACCTCTTTAGTGTCAGTACAAAATCCCATTTCTCCTTGTGATAATGTGCCTAAAGTATTTAACTGTGCTTTAGTACCTCTACGAATTTTTATTGTTTGCTGTGCCATTACATATCACCATCCCTTATAAAATAGCCACCATCTATAACCCCATTTTCTCTGTAATCATCAAATCTTTGATTGATTGAGTTTATATCCTCCGCTTCAACTTGGTCACCTGTAGTTTCATAGACGATATAGATTTTTTCTGATTTAGAAAACACCTTCAAATGAGTTTTCCATGGTGTTTCAGAAGGGGTGGAAATAAAATAATTATCTACCTTTTCCCCTGTAAATTTAGGTTCTGTATAGATTGATATAGATTGGTGATTTACATTATCATGGTCTAAAAATCCTTCCCAAATGCCATTAACTATATCTTTTTCTTCTTCTATTATATATACTCCGCTTGGTTTCTTATTTAATTTCTCTACAAACAATCTATATCACCTCTAATTCTACTAAGTTGAACATAGGTATTTCTTCTTCATTTAGCGATATATTTTTCATTTCTTCATTTAACTTTAAATCAGCATAATCCAGTACTCCATCTATATTTAATAGAATGCTCCCAATCTTCGCATAAGAAATATAGCTATCTTTAAACGCTATATCTTTTCGGTACTGCTCTAACGCCTTCTTAAATTCATCTTGTAGTAACTGTATTCTATATCCTTCTGCTAAACTCACTTTAGCTTTTATGCTTATGTCCTTGGCAACTGCTGACACAACCGTCACTTTAGCACCTATAGGTCTTTCCTCTTCTATATGATCAAATACCTTTGTGACAAGTTCCTTCCCTGCTGGATTTTTATTAGAATCTACTATTACTATCTTTACTGTGCCTTTTCCGTTCCACAAAGGTATTACTTTCGCATCTCCTACTCCGACAACTTCTTTTGCCCAATTAAGATAGTGATATTTATTTCCGCTTGTTGCAGGGGTTCTAATTCTCTCATAGTATCTTTCCAGTAAACTCTCATCACTTTCAGCCTCGTATCCATAAATCAATACATCGGTCAACTGAGCCTTTCCTAATCCATTTATATAATCCACTGGTATTAATGAACCAACATAAATATTACCAGGTTCGCCAACTTCCTCACATTCAAGCTTAAATTCTCCATCGGTTATTTTTTCTATAACTACATAATACAAATCTTCACCCGCGAACCTGCTACCTGTCGTTACATTAAAAAAACTACCATCTTCTTTAGAAAATACACCTTTTCTGATAGCGTTAGTAGCATATTTTCTTATTATTCCTGTTTTTTGATATACAAACCTTTCTAACTCCTCGCCTTCAAGATTTTCAGCATTTAATTTACCATAGAGATAATCTAATGTAATATACGTTTGTGCTAATTCAGTAGCTGCAGGAGCCATTGCGTCATATATAACTGAACCTGGTCTTTTATCCATACTATTTGGTATCTTATCTAACATTCTTTTTAATATGTTCTCAAAGCCCATTTCTTCAAAAATCATATAGTCACCTCCTTTTGCACTCCTACTTCTCCCAATGTGGTTATCACTGTAAATTTGACTGTTAATGCATCTTTTTGATCTATATCCAACATTGTAAAATCTTTTATTTCAATTATTCTATCATCTGTCAAAAGCGCATCTCTTATCATTCTTTCTACCTCTGACTCTACATAAAATCTATCTTGCCCAATAAGTGAACACAGTTCATGTCCGTACCAATCCGGATATATTTTATGCGAGTATCTAGGTGTATTCAGTATCTTGTCCACTGCTTGTTCTACTGCTTTAATTGAATCAATTGTACCTCCTATCCTATTGTTTTTGTAATCTATCGTATACGTCAAAGAAGGCATATTTACTACTTCTAATTCATCTGAATATGTTAATTCTCTCTGAGGTATCATTTAATCCCTCCTTAATACTTGTCTAATACTACAAAGAGCTGTCCATTTTGGACTCTTAAAAGAAGAAGCTTTTCCCCTATATCATCACTGTCTATCTTTATACTTGATGGAACATGTATAAAGTCTTCATCAATAGGAAGTTTGCTATCTATTTTTACTATCAGTGGGTTTGTTTTTTCTATGGTTCCGACTATAGATTCCGTTAACTTTTTAGCTTCTAAATAACTCTCAATTATGTTTTGAATTTGGTCTAATAATTTTGCCATCCCATCACCTACTCATATATAAGATTTAAGCTCATAGTATGATGTCTTCCCTTAATTTTATGGGTTACACTATCTATAATCATTAATTGATTTACACTTATATCCCCTAGCTCTTGAATAAATACCCCTACCGAATTACCTGCCCTTAATTGAGTAAATCCTATACAGTCTATAGACAGTGTACGTTTTAAACGATTTCTAACTTTTAATAGGGTCTTAGCTTGTTGATTAGCTCTACCTTCCGGAATGTTTTCGTTTAACTTTTCTGTATACTGCAATATGCCCCATTTGCTTATATTCTCACTATCAAAAACTATATAGACATCTCTCTTACCAGTTTCTTTATTATCTTTAAATAATTTAATCCGATTATAAACATCACTGTCTATAGATGTAGTATATTTAAAATTAGTAGCTAAACTTTCATCACCTATTATAAGGTTAGTTTTTAAGCTATCAATGTCCTTAATAGTCAGATATCCAAAGTCATCATATACCACATAAATTTTACCTGTATTTATTAGTGTTTTATCTAGTGCTCCTTGTATAATATCTAATAAAGTTTTATTATCTTCTATTAGTTTTTCTATTTTAAAAGGCGTATTTTGTATATCGCCATATTGCAATTCAAACTGTTTAAAGATATGCACTGCTATTTCTGAAGCAGTTTTATTTTTAAATATAAAAGTGTCTTTATTTTTCAGATATCTCATTTGATCGTATGCAGTTACTTCTATAATCTGTGATTTATCTCTATCCTTCTTAAAGATATAACCTTTAAATAACTTCCTATCTCCATCTATAAGTTTTACAGTATCCCCTTCAAAGAAAGCCAACTCATCTACTCTTTGAACATTTACTTTTAGTGTAGCAGCTTTATTTAATTCTGTTTTCCATTCAATATTTGAACATAAATGAGTTACATTAAAAGTTTTTCCTCTACTTTCTATTAATACTTCCATTTTAATCACCTACACTTTAGGTCTGTTAATGTTTTGCACATAGACCTGATCAATCTTACCTTTATCACTTCCTGCTACTGTAAACGTCTTTAAACCATATTCTC
Proteins encoded in this region:
- a CDS encoding XkdQ/YqbQ family protein encodes the protein MEVLIESRGKTFNVTHLCSNIEWKTELNKAATLKVNVQRVDELAFFEGDTVKLIDGDRKLFKGYIFKKDRDKSQIIEVTAYDQMRYLKNKDTFIFKNKTASEIAVHIFKQFELQYGDIQNTPFKIEKLIEDNKTLLDIIQGALDKTLINTGKIYVVYDDFGYLTIKDIDSLKTNLIIGDESLATNFKYTTSIDSDVYNRIKLFKDNKETGKRDVYIVFDSENISKWGILQYTEKLNENIPEGRANQQAKTLLKVRNRLKRTLSIDCIGFTQLRAGNSVGVFIQELGDISVNQLMIIDSVTHKIKGRHHTMSLNLIYE
- a CDS encoding DUF2634 domain-containing protein, whose protein sequence is MIPQRELTYSDELEVVNMPSLTYTIDYKNNRIGGTIDSIKAVEQAVDKILNTPRYSHKIYPDWYGHELCSLIGQDRFYVESEVERMIRDALLTDDRIIEIKDFTMLDIDQKDALTVKFTVITTLGEVGVQKEVTI
- a CDS encoding DUF2577 family protein, producing the protein MAKLLDQIQNIIESYLEAKKLTESIVGTIEKTNPLIVKIDSKLPIDEDFIHVPSSIKIDSDDIGEKLLLLRVQNGQLFVVLDKY
- a CDS encoding baseplate J/gp47 family protein codes for the protein MIFEEMGFENILKRMLDKIPNSMDKRPGSVIYDAMAPAATELAQTYITLDYLYGKLNAENLEGEELERFVYQKTGIIRKYATNAIRKGVFSKEDGSFFNVTTGSRFAGEDLYYVVIEKITDGEFKLECEEVGEPGNIYVGSLIPVDYINGLGKAQLTDVLIYGYEAESDESLLERYYERIRTPATSGNKYHYLNWAKEVVGVGDAKVIPLWNGKGTVKIVIVDSNKNPAGKELVTKVFDHIEEERPIGAKVTVVSAVAKDISIKAKVSLAEGYRIQLLQDEFKKALEQYRKDIAFKDSYISYAKIGSILLNIDGVLDYADLKLNEEMKNISLNEEEIPMFNLVELEVI
- a CDS encoding phosphoglucomutase; translation: MFVEKLNKKPSGVYIIEEEKDIVNGIWEGFLDHDNVNHQSISIYTEPKFTGEKVDNYFISTPSETPWKTHLKVFSKSEKIYIVYETTGDQVEAEDINSINQRFDDYRENGVIDGGYFIRDGDM
- a CDS encoding YmfQ family protein, with the protein product MYGQYKYGEHRYGEEGTSIDEIDLLTPNLMKYLPWYYHESKTMKEIQESISKEFGLIAYYTEDVYRQFFIDTATWGLSIYESELDLKTNMSLSYEERREIIKAKWRGRGTTTKQMIKNTAEAFSGGEVDVIEYLEEDYFIVKFIGVKGIPKNMQGFIDMLETIKPAHLAYEFKYSYTTCEMLIAWNVTCSDLKSITCTELKTYEKF
- a CDS encoding DUF2793 domain-containing protein — protein: MAQQTIKIRRGTKAQLNTLGTLSQGEMGFCTDTKEVYIGDGSKNIFVGKVLSGPYASRPNAGVEGRFFYVTEGANLGYIYIDNGSTWNRINSLALTDLTGNIDNIKDGATYAKVKKADITNGQVNKVSDGSKSATAAEIRDHIDDITRHRKINDTSIGATDLWSAQKINTEISNAVRGLDWQDSVGSKALTTPPVTPQKNFRWIIPTGATGAWAGKTNQIAHWDGAKWMYYTPSIGWSVYVHDENKNYVFNSTTWVRSGEANQNIKAGNGLQGGGQADEVTLSIGQGNGITVGTTSISVKAGKGITVDSTGVNASIDGSSIVYDGNKLTVALIDGGTF